From Oryctolagus cuniculus chromosome 17, mOryCun1.1, whole genome shotgun sequence, a single genomic window includes:
- the CORO6 gene encoding coronin-6 isoform X7, translating to MSRRVVRQSKFRHVFGQAAKADQSYEDIRVSKVTWDSSFCAVNPKFLAIIVEAGGGGAFIVLPLAKTGRVDKNYPLVTGHTAPVLDIDWCPHNDNVIASASDDTTIMVWQIPDYTPVRNITEPVITLEGHSKRVGILSWHPTARNVLLSAGGDNVIIIWNVGTGEVLLSLDDLHPDVIHSVCWNSNGSLIATTCKDKTLRIIDPRKGQVVANNFEEPVALQEMDTSNGVLLPFYDPDSSIVYLCGKGDSSIRYFEITEEAPYVHYLNTFSSKEPQRGVGFMPKRGLDVSKCEIARFYKLHERKCEPIIMTVPRKSDLFQDDLYPDTPGPEPALEADEWLAGQDAEPVLISLKDGYVPPKHRELRVTKRNILDVRPPAGPRRSQSASDAPLAQQHTLETILEEIKALRERVQAQEQRITALENMLCELVDGTD from the exons ATGAGCCGGCGCGTGGTCCGGCAGAGCAAGTTCCGCCATGTGTTTGGGCAGGCAGCAAAGGCTGACCAGTCCTACGAGGACATCCGTGTGTCCAAGGTCACGTGGGACAGCTCCTTCTGTGCCGTCAACCCCAAATTCCTGGCAATTATCGtggaggctggaggtgggggtgccTTCATTGTCCTGCCCCTGGCCAAG ACAGGACGAGTAGATAAGAACTACCCACTGGTCACTGGACACACCGCCCCCGTGCTGGACATCGATTGGTGCCCACACAATGACAATGTCATCGCCAGTGCCTCCGATGACACCACCATCATG GTGTGGCAGATTCCAGACTACACCCCCGTGCGCAACATCACGGAACCTGTCATCACGCTCGAGGGCCACTCCAAGCGTGTGGGCATCCTGTCCTGGCACCCGACTGCCAGGAACGTCCTGCTCAGTGCAG GTGGTGACAATGTGATCATCATCTGGAACGTGGGCACCGGGGAGGTGCTCCTGAGTCTGGACGACTTGCACCCCGACGTCATCCACAGTGTGTGCTGGAACAGCAACGGCAGCCTGATAGCCACCACGTGCAAGGACAAGACCCTGCGCATCATCGACCCGCGAAAGGGCCAAGTGGTGGCG AACAACTTTGAGGAGCCAGTGGCCCTGCAGGAGATGGACACAAGCAATGGGGTCCTACTGCCATTCTACGATCCGGACTCCAGCATCGTCTACCTGTGTGGCAAG GGCGACAGCAGCATTCGGTACTTTGAGATCACCGAGGAGGCGCCCTACGTGCACTACCTGAACACGTTCAGCAGCAAAGAGCCGCAGCGAGGCGTGGGCTTCATGCCCAAGCGGGGCCTGGATGTCAGCAAGTGTGAGATTGCCCG GTTCTACAAGTTGCACGAAAGGAAGTGTGAGCCCATTATCATGACGGTGCCCCGCAAG TCAGACCTGTTCCAGGACGATCTGTACCCGGACACGCCAGGCCCAGAGCCGGCCCTGGAAGCGGACGAATGGCTCGCCGGCCAGGACGCCGAACCCGTGCTTATTTCGCTGAAGGACGGCTACGTGCCGCCCAAGCACCGCGAGCTCAGGGTCACCAAGCGCAACATCCTGGACGTgcgcccgcccgccggcccccGCCGCAGCCAGTCGGCCAGCGACGCCCCCCTGGCG CAGCAGCACACCCTGGAGACGATCCTGGAGGAGATCAAGGCCCTGCGCGAGCGGGTGCAGGCCCAGGAGCAGCGCATCACGGCCTTGGAGAACATGCTGTGCGAGCTGGTGGACGGCACGGACTAG
- the CORO6 gene encoding coronin-6 isoform X2 gives MSRRVVRQSKFRHVFGQAAKADQSYEDIRVSKVTWDSSFCAVNPKFLAIIVEAGGGGAFIVLPLAKTGRVDKNYPLVTGHTAPVLDIDWCPHNDNVIASASDDTTIMVWQIPDYTPVRNITEPVITLEGHSKRVGILSWHPTARNVLLSAGGDNVIIIWNVGTGEVLLSLDDLHPDVIHSVCWNSNGSLIATTCKDKTLRIIDPRKGQVVAERARPHEGARPLRAVFTADGKLLSTGFSRMSERQLALWDPERFAAHEGMRPMRAVFTRQGHIFTTGFTRMSQRELGLWDPNNFEEPVALQEMDTSNGVLLPFYDPDSSIVYLCGKGDSSIRYFEITEEAPYVHYLNTFSSKEPQRGVGFMPKRGLDVSKCEIARFYKLHERKCEPIIMTVPRKSDLFQDDLYPDTPGPEPALEADEWLAGQDAEPVLISLKDGYVPPKHRELRVTKRNILDVRPPAGPRRSQSASDAPLAQHTLETILEEIKALRERVQAQEQRITALENMLCELVDGTD, from the exons ATGAGCCGGCGCGTGGTCCGGCAGAGCAAGTTCCGCCATGTGTTTGGGCAGGCAGCAAAGGCTGACCAGTCCTACGAGGACATCCGTGTGTCCAAGGTCACGTGGGACAGCTCCTTCTGTGCCGTCAACCCCAAATTCCTGGCAATTATCGtggaggctggaggtgggggtgccTTCATTGTCCTGCCCCTGGCCAAG ACAGGACGAGTAGATAAGAACTACCCACTGGTCACTGGACACACCGCCCCCGTGCTGGACATCGATTGGTGCCCACACAATGACAATGTCATCGCCAGTGCCTCCGATGACACCACCATCATG GTGTGGCAGATTCCAGACTACACCCCCGTGCGCAACATCACGGAACCTGTCATCACGCTCGAGGGCCACTCCAAGCGTGTGGGCATCCTGTCCTGGCACCCGACTGCCAGGAACGTCCTGCTCAGTGCAG GTGGTGACAATGTGATCATCATCTGGAACGTGGGCACCGGGGAGGTGCTCCTGAGTCTGGACGACTTGCACCCCGACGTCATCCACAGTGTGTGCTGGAACAGCAACGGCAGCCTGATAGCCACCACGTGCAAGGACAAGACCCTGCGCATCATCGACCCGCGAAAGGGCCAAGTGGTGGCG GAGCGAGCCCGGCCTCACGAGGGCGCCCGTCCGCTGCGGGCCGTCTTCACCGCAGACGGGAAGCTGCTCAGCACCGGCTTCAGCAGGATGAGTGAGCGGCAACTCGCGCTATGGGACCCG gagaGGTTTGCGGCCCACGAGGGGATGAGGCCCATGCGGGCCGTCTTCACGCGCCAGGGCCATATCTTCACCACGGGCTTCACCCGCATGAGCCAGCGAGAGCTGGGCCTGTGGGACCCG AACAACTTTGAGGAGCCAGTGGCCCTGCAGGAGATGGACACAAGCAATGGGGTCCTACTGCCATTCTACGATCCGGACTCCAGCATCGTCTACCTGTGTGGCAAG GGCGACAGCAGCATTCGGTACTTTGAGATCACCGAGGAGGCGCCCTACGTGCACTACCTGAACACGTTCAGCAGCAAAGAGCCGCAGCGAGGCGTGGGCTTCATGCCCAAGCGGGGCCTGGATGTCAGCAAGTGTGAGATTGCCCG GTTCTACAAGTTGCACGAAAGGAAGTGTGAGCCCATTATCATGACGGTGCCCCGCAAG TCAGACCTGTTCCAGGACGATCTGTACCCGGACACGCCAGGCCCAGAGCCGGCCCTGGAAGCGGACGAATGGCTCGCCGGCCAGGACGCCGAACCCGTGCTTATTTCGCTGAAGGACGGCTACGTGCCGCCCAAGCACCGCGAGCTCAGGGTCACCAAGCGCAACATCCTGGACGTgcgcccgcccgccggcccccGCCGCAGCCAGTCGGCCAGCGACGCCCCCCTGGCG CAGCACACCCTGGAGACGATCCTGGAGGAGATCAAGGCCCTGCGCGAGCGGGTGCAGGCCCAGGAGCAGCGCATCACGGCCTTGGAGAACATGCTGTGCGAGCTGGTGGACGGCACGGACTAG
- the CORO6 gene encoding coronin-6 isoform X4 → MSRRVVRQSKFRHVFGQAAKADQSYEDIRVSKVTWDSSFCAVNPKFLAIIVEAGGGGAFIVLPLAKTGRVDKNYPLVTGHTAPVLDIDWCPHNDNVIASASDDTTIMVWQIPDYTPVRNITEPVITLEGHSKRVGILSWHPTARNVLLSAGGDNVIIIWNVGTGEVLLSLDDLHPDVIHSVCWNSNGSLIATTCKDKTLRIIDPRKGQVVAERARPHEGARPLRAVFTADGKLLSTGFSRMSERQLALWDPNNFEEPVALQEMDTSNGVLLPFYDPDSSIVYLCGKGDSSIRYFEITEEAPYVHYLNTFSSKEPQRGVGFMPKRGLDVSKCEIARFYKLHERKCEPIIMTVPRKSDLFQDDLYPDTPGPEPALEADEWLAGQDAEPVLISLKDGYVPPKHRELRVTKRNILDVRPPAGPRRSQSASDAPLAQQHTLETILEEIKALRERVQAQEQRITALENMLCELVDGTD, encoded by the exons ATGAGCCGGCGCGTGGTCCGGCAGAGCAAGTTCCGCCATGTGTTTGGGCAGGCAGCAAAGGCTGACCAGTCCTACGAGGACATCCGTGTGTCCAAGGTCACGTGGGACAGCTCCTTCTGTGCCGTCAACCCCAAATTCCTGGCAATTATCGtggaggctggaggtgggggtgccTTCATTGTCCTGCCCCTGGCCAAG ACAGGACGAGTAGATAAGAACTACCCACTGGTCACTGGACACACCGCCCCCGTGCTGGACATCGATTGGTGCCCACACAATGACAATGTCATCGCCAGTGCCTCCGATGACACCACCATCATG GTGTGGCAGATTCCAGACTACACCCCCGTGCGCAACATCACGGAACCTGTCATCACGCTCGAGGGCCACTCCAAGCGTGTGGGCATCCTGTCCTGGCACCCGACTGCCAGGAACGTCCTGCTCAGTGCAG GTGGTGACAATGTGATCATCATCTGGAACGTGGGCACCGGGGAGGTGCTCCTGAGTCTGGACGACTTGCACCCCGACGTCATCCACAGTGTGTGCTGGAACAGCAACGGCAGCCTGATAGCCACCACGTGCAAGGACAAGACCCTGCGCATCATCGACCCGCGAAAGGGCCAAGTGGTGGCG GAGCGAGCCCGGCCTCACGAGGGCGCCCGTCCGCTGCGGGCCGTCTTCACCGCAGACGGGAAGCTGCTCAGCACCGGCTTCAGCAGGATGAGTGAGCGGCAACTCGCGCTATGGGACCCG AACAACTTTGAGGAGCCAGTGGCCCTGCAGGAGATGGACACAAGCAATGGGGTCCTACTGCCATTCTACGATCCGGACTCCAGCATCGTCTACCTGTGTGGCAAG GGCGACAGCAGCATTCGGTACTTTGAGATCACCGAGGAGGCGCCCTACGTGCACTACCTGAACACGTTCAGCAGCAAAGAGCCGCAGCGAGGCGTGGGCTTCATGCCCAAGCGGGGCCTGGATGTCAGCAAGTGTGAGATTGCCCG GTTCTACAAGTTGCACGAAAGGAAGTGTGAGCCCATTATCATGACGGTGCCCCGCAAG TCAGACCTGTTCCAGGACGATCTGTACCCGGACACGCCAGGCCCAGAGCCGGCCCTGGAAGCGGACGAATGGCTCGCCGGCCAGGACGCCGAACCCGTGCTTATTTCGCTGAAGGACGGCTACGTGCCGCCCAAGCACCGCGAGCTCAGGGTCACCAAGCGCAACATCCTGGACGTgcgcccgcccgccggcccccGCCGCAGCCAGTCGGCCAGCGACGCCCCCCTGGCG CAGCAGCACACCCTGGAGACGATCCTGGAGGAGATCAAGGCCCTGCGCGAGCGGGTGCAGGCCCAGGAGCAGCGCATCACGGCCTTGGAGAACATGCTGTGCGAGCTGGTGGACGGCACGGACTAG
- the CORO6 gene encoding coronin-6 isoform X8: MSRRVVRQSKFRHVFGQAAKADQSYEDIRVSKVTWDSSFCAVNPKFLAIIVEAGGGGAFIVLPLAKTGRVDKNYPLVTGHTAPVLDIDWCPHNDNVIASASDDTTIMVWQIPDYTPVRNITEPVITLEGHSKRVGILSWHPTARNVLLSAGGDNVIIIWNVGTGEVLLSLDDLHPDVIHSVCWNSNGSLIATTCKDKTLRIIDPRKGQVVANNFEEPVALQEMDTSNGVLLPFYDPDSSIVYLCGKGDSSIRYFEITEEAPYVHYLNTFSSKEPQRGVGFMPKRGLDVSKCEIARFYKLHERKCEPIIMTVPRKSDLFQDDLYPDTPGPEPALEADEWLAGQDAEPVLISLKDGYVPPKHRELRVTKRNILDVRPPAGPRRSQSASDAPLAQHTLETILEEIKALRERVQAQEQRITALENMLCELVDGTD, encoded by the exons ATGAGCCGGCGCGTGGTCCGGCAGAGCAAGTTCCGCCATGTGTTTGGGCAGGCAGCAAAGGCTGACCAGTCCTACGAGGACATCCGTGTGTCCAAGGTCACGTGGGACAGCTCCTTCTGTGCCGTCAACCCCAAATTCCTGGCAATTATCGtggaggctggaggtgggggtgccTTCATTGTCCTGCCCCTGGCCAAG ACAGGACGAGTAGATAAGAACTACCCACTGGTCACTGGACACACCGCCCCCGTGCTGGACATCGATTGGTGCCCACACAATGACAATGTCATCGCCAGTGCCTCCGATGACACCACCATCATG GTGTGGCAGATTCCAGACTACACCCCCGTGCGCAACATCACGGAACCTGTCATCACGCTCGAGGGCCACTCCAAGCGTGTGGGCATCCTGTCCTGGCACCCGACTGCCAGGAACGTCCTGCTCAGTGCAG GTGGTGACAATGTGATCATCATCTGGAACGTGGGCACCGGGGAGGTGCTCCTGAGTCTGGACGACTTGCACCCCGACGTCATCCACAGTGTGTGCTGGAACAGCAACGGCAGCCTGATAGCCACCACGTGCAAGGACAAGACCCTGCGCATCATCGACCCGCGAAAGGGCCAAGTGGTGGCG AACAACTTTGAGGAGCCAGTGGCCCTGCAGGAGATGGACACAAGCAATGGGGTCCTACTGCCATTCTACGATCCGGACTCCAGCATCGTCTACCTGTGTGGCAAG GGCGACAGCAGCATTCGGTACTTTGAGATCACCGAGGAGGCGCCCTACGTGCACTACCTGAACACGTTCAGCAGCAAAGAGCCGCAGCGAGGCGTGGGCTTCATGCCCAAGCGGGGCCTGGATGTCAGCAAGTGTGAGATTGCCCG GTTCTACAAGTTGCACGAAAGGAAGTGTGAGCCCATTATCATGACGGTGCCCCGCAAG TCAGACCTGTTCCAGGACGATCTGTACCCGGACACGCCAGGCCCAGAGCCGGCCCTGGAAGCGGACGAATGGCTCGCCGGCCAGGACGCCGAACCCGTGCTTATTTCGCTGAAGGACGGCTACGTGCCGCCCAAGCACCGCGAGCTCAGGGTCACCAAGCGCAACATCCTGGACGTgcgcccgcccgccggcccccGCCGCAGCCAGTCGGCCAGCGACGCCCCCCTGGCG CAGCACACCCTGGAGACGATCCTGGAGGAGATCAAGGCCCTGCGCGAGCGGGTGCAGGCCCAGGAGCAGCGCATCACGGCCTTGGAGAACATGCTGTGCGAGCTGGTGGACGGCACGGACTAG
- the CORO6 gene encoding coronin-6 isoform X9, whose translation MVWQIPDYTPVRNITEPVITLEGHSKRVGILSWHPTARNVLLSAGGDNVIIIWNVGTGEVLLSLDDLHPDVIHSVCWNSNGSLIATTCKDKTLRIIDPRKGQVVAERFAAHEGMRPMRAVFTRQGHIFTTGFTRMSQRELGLWDPNNFEEPVALQEMDTSNGVLLPFYDPDSSIVYLCGKGDSSIRYFEITEEAPYVHYLNTFSSKEPQRGVGFMPKRGLDVSKCEIARFYKLHERKCEPIIMTVPRKSDLFQDDLYPDTPGPEPALEADEWLAGQDAEPVLISLKDGYVPPKHRELRVTKRNILDVRPPAGPRRSQSASDAPLAQHTLETILEEIKALRERVQAQEQRITALENMLCELVDGTD comes from the exons ATG GTGTGGCAGATTCCAGACTACACCCCCGTGCGCAACATCACGGAACCTGTCATCACGCTCGAGGGCCACTCCAAGCGTGTGGGCATCCTGTCCTGGCACCCGACTGCCAGGAACGTCCTGCTCAGTGCAG GTGGTGACAATGTGATCATCATCTGGAACGTGGGCACCGGGGAGGTGCTCCTGAGTCTGGACGACTTGCACCCCGACGTCATCCACAGTGTGTGCTGGAACAGCAACGGCAGCCTGATAGCCACCACGTGCAAGGACAAGACCCTGCGCATCATCGACCCGCGAAAGGGCCAAGTGGTGGCG gagaGGTTTGCGGCCCACGAGGGGATGAGGCCCATGCGGGCCGTCTTCACGCGCCAGGGCCATATCTTCACCACGGGCTTCACCCGCATGAGCCAGCGAGAGCTGGGCCTGTGGGACCCG AACAACTTTGAGGAGCCAGTGGCCCTGCAGGAGATGGACACAAGCAATGGGGTCCTACTGCCATTCTACGATCCGGACTCCAGCATCGTCTACCTGTGTGGCAAG GGCGACAGCAGCATTCGGTACTTTGAGATCACCGAGGAGGCGCCCTACGTGCACTACCTGAACACGTTCAGCAGCAAAGAGCCGCAGCGAGGCGTGGGCTTCATGCCCAAGCGGGGCCTGGATGTCAGCAAGTGTGAGATTGCCCG GTTCTACAAGTTGCACGAAAGGAAGTGTGAGCCCATTATCATGACGGTGCCCCGCAAG TCAGACCTGTTCCAGGACGATCTGTACCCGGACACGCCAGGCCCAGAGCCGGCCCTGGAAGCGGACGAATGGCTCGCCGGCCAGGACGCCGAACCCGTGCTTATTTCGCTGAAGGACGGCTACGTGCCGCCCAAGCACCGCGAGCTCAGGGTCACCAAGCGCAACATCCTGGACGTgcgcccgcccgccggcccccGCCGCAGCCAGTCGGCCAGCGACGCCCCCCTGGCG CAGCACACCCTGGAGACGATCCTGGAGGAGATCAAGGCCCTGCGCGAGCGGGTGCAGGCCCAGGAGCAGCGCATCACGGCCTTGGAGAACATGCTGTGCGAGCTGGTGGACGGCACGGACTAG
- the CORO6 gene encoding coronin-6 isoform X10, translating to MVWQIPDYTPVRNITEPVITLEGHSKRVGILSWHPTARNVLLSAGGDNVIIIWNVGTGEVLLSLDDLHPDVIHSVCWNSNGSLIATTCKDKTLRIIDPRKGQVVANNFEEPVALQEMDTSNGVLLPFYDPDSSIVYLCGKGDSSIRYFEITEEAPYVHYLNTFSSKEPQRGVGFMPKRGLDVSKCEIARFYKLHERKCEPIIMTVPRKSDLFQDDLYPDTPGPEPALEADEWLAGQDAEPVLISLKDGYVPPKHRELRVTKRNILDVRPPAGPRRSQSASDAPLAQHTLETILEEIKALRERVQAQEQRITALENMLCELVDGTD from the exons ATG GTGTGGCAGATTCCAGACTACACCCCCGTGCGCAACATCACGGAACCTGTCATCACGCTCGAGGGCCACTCCAAGCGTGTGGGCATCCTGTCCTGGCACCCGACTGCCAGGAACGTCCTGCTCAGTGCAG GTGGTGACAATGTGATCATCATCTGGAACGTGGGCACCGGGGAGGTGCTCCTGAGTCTGGACGACTTGCACCCCGACGTCATCCACAGTGTGTGCTGGAACAGCAACGGCAGCCTGATAGCCACCACGTGCAAGGACAAGACCCTGCGCATCATCGACCCGCGAAAGGGCCAAGTGGTGGCG AACAACTTTGAGGAGCCAGTGGCCCTGCAGGAGATGGACACAAGCAATGGGGTCCTACTGCCATTCTACGATCCGGACTCCAGCATCGTCTACCTGTGTGGCAAG GGCGACAGCAGCATTCGGTACTTTGAGATCACCGAGGAGGCGCCCTACGTGCACTACCTGAACACGTTCAGCAGCAAAGAGCCGCAGCGAGGCGTGGGCTTCATGCCCAAGCGGGGCCTGGATGTCAGCAAGTGTGAGATTGCCCG GTTCTACAAGTTGCACGAAAGGAAGTGTGAGCCCATTATCATGACGGTGCCCCGCAAG TCAGACCTGTTCCAGGACGATCTGTACCCGGACACGCCAGGCCCAGAGCCGGCCCTGGAAGCGGACGAATGGCTCGCCGGCCAGGACGCCGAACCCGTGCTTATTTCGCTGAAGGACGGCTACGTGCCGCCCAAGCACCGCGAGCTCAGGGTCACCAAGCGCAACATCCTGGACGTgcgcccgcccgccggcccccGCCGCAGCCAGTCGGCCAGCGACGCCCCCCTGGCG CAGCACACCCTGGAGACGATCCTGGAGGAGATCAAGGCCCTGCGCGAGCGGGTGCAGGCCCAGGAGCAGCGCATCACGGCCTTGGAGAACATGCTGTGCGAGCTGGTGGACGGCACGGACTAG
- the CORO6 gene encoding coronin-6 isoform X1 — protein sequence MSRRVVRQSKFRHVFGQAAKADQSYEDIRVSKVTWDSSFCAVNPKFLAIIVEAGGGGAFIVLPLAKTGRVDKNYPLVTGHTAPVLDIDWCPHNDNVIASASDDTTIMVWQIPDYTPVRNITEPVITLEGHSKRVGILSWHPTARNVLLSAGGDNVIIIWNVGTGEVLLSLDDLHPDVIHSVCWNSNGSLIATTCKDKTLRIIDPRKGQVVAERARPHEGARPLRAVFTADGKLLSTGFSRMSERQLALWDPERFAAHEGMRPMRAVFTRQGHIFTTGFTRMSQRELGLWDPNNFEEPVALQEMDTSNGVLLPFYDPDSSIVYLCGKGDSSIRYFEITEEAPYVHYLNTFSSKEPQRGVGFMPKRGLDVSKCEIARFYKLHERKCEPIIMTVPRKSDLFQDDLYPDTPGPEPALEADEWLAGQDAEPVLISLKDGYVPPKHRELRVTKRNILDVRPPAGPRRSQSASDAPLAQQHTLETILEEIKALRERVQAQEQRITALENMLCELVDGTD from the exons ATGAGCCGGCGCGTGGTCCGGCAGAGCAAGTTCCGCCATGTGTTTGGGCAGGCAGCAAAGGCTGACCAGTCCTACGAGGACATCCGTGTGTCCAAGGTCACGTGGGACAGCTCCTTCTGTGCCGTCAACCCCAAATTCCTGGCAATTATCGtggaggctggaggtgggggtgccTTCATTGTCCTGCCCCTGGCCAAG ACAGGACGAGTAGATAAGAACTACCCACTGGTCACTGGACACACCGCCCCCGTGCTGGACATCGATTGGTGCCCACACAATGACAATGTCATCGCCAGTGCCTCCGATGACACCACCATCATG GTGTGGCAGATTCCAGACTACACCCCCGTGCGCAACATCACGGAACCTGTCATCACGCTCGAGGGCCACTCCAAGCGTGTGGGCATCCTGTCCTGGCACCCGACTGCCAGGAACGTCCTGCTCAGTGCAG GTGGTGACAATGTGATCATCATCTGGAACGTGGGCACCGGGGAGGTGCTCCTGAGTCTGGACGACTTGCACCCCGACGTCATCCACAGTGTGTGCTGGAACAGCAACGGCAGCCTGATAGCCACCACGTGCAAGGACAAGACCCTGCGCATCATCGACCCGCGAAAGGGCCAAGTGGTGGCG GAGCGAGCCCGGCCTCACGAGGGCGCCCGTCCGCTGCGGGCCGTCTTCACCGCAGACGGGAAGCTGCTCAGCACCGGCTTCAGCAGGATGAGTGAGCGGCAACTCGCGCTATGGGACCCG gagaGGTTTGCGGCCCACGAGGGGATGAGGCCCATGCGGGCCGTCTTCACGCGCCAGGGCCATATCTTCACCACGGGCTTCACCCGCATGAGCCAGCGAGAGCTGGGCCTGTGGGACCCG AACAACTTTGAGGAGCCAGTGGCCCTGCAGGAGATGGACACAAGCAATGGGGTCCTACTGCCATTCTACGATCCGGACTCCAGCATCGTCTACCTGTGTGGCAAG GGCGACAGCAGCATTCGGTACTTTGAGATCACCGAGGAGGCGCCCTACGTGCACTACCTGAACACGTTCAGCAGCAAAGAGCCGCAGCGAGGCGTGGGCTTCATGCCCAAGCGGGGCCTGGATGTCAGCAAGTGTGAGATTGCCCG GTTCTACAAGTTGCACGAAAGGAAGTGTGAGCCCATTATCATGACGGTGCCCCGCAAG TCAGACCTGTTCCAGGACGATCTGTACCCGGACACGCCAGGCCCAGAGCCGGCCCTGGAAGCGGACGAATGGCTCGCCGGCCAGGACGCCGAACCCGTGCTTATTTCGCTGAAGGACGGCTACGTGCCGCCCAAGCACCGCGAGCTCAGGGTCACCAAGCGCAACATCCTGGACGTgcgcccgcccgccggcccccGCCGCAGCCAGTCGGCCAGCGACGCCCCCCTGGCG CAGCAGCACACCCTGGAGACGATCCTGGAGGAGATCAAGGCCCTGCGCGAGCGGGTGCAGGCCCAGGAGCAGCGCATCACGGCCTTGGAGAACATGCTGTGCGAGCTGGTGGACGGCACGGACTAG
- the CORO6 gene encoding coronin-6 isoform X6 encodes MSRRVVRQSKFRHVFGQAAKADQSYEDIRVSKVTWDSSFCAVNPKFLAIIVEAGGGGAFIVLPLAKTGRVDKNYPLVTGHTAPVLDIDWCPHNDNVIASASDDTTIMVWQIPDYTPVRNITEPVITLEGHSKRVGILSWHPTARNVLLSAGGDNVIIIWNVGTGEVLLSLDDLHPDVIHSVCWNSNGSLIATTCKDKTLRIIDPRKGQVVAERARPHEGARPLRAVFTADGKLLSTGFSRMSERQLALWDPNNFEEPVALQEMDTSNGVLLPFYDPDSSIVYLCGKGDSSIRYFEITEEAPYVHYLNTFSSKEPQRGVGFMPKRGLDVSKCEIARFYKLHERKCEPIIMTVPRKSDLFQDDLYPDTPGPEPALEADEWLAGQDAEPVLISLKDGYVPPKHRELRVTKRNILDVRPPAGPRRSQSASDAPLAQHTLETILEEIKALRERVQAQEQRITALENMLCELVDGTD; translated from the exons ATGAGCCGGCGCGTGGTCCGGCAGAGCAAGTTCCGCCATGTGTTTGGGCAGGCAGCAAAGGCTGACCAGTCCTACGAGGACATCCGTGTGTCCAAGGTCACGTGGGACAGCTCCTTCTGTGCCGTCAACCCCAAATTCCTGGCAATTATCGtggaggctggaggtgggggtgccTTCATTGTCCTGCCCCTGGCCAAG ACAGGACGAGTAGATAAGAACTACCCACTGGTCACTGGACACACCGCCCCCGTGCTGGACATCGATTGGTGCCCACACAATGACAATGTCATCGCCAGTGCCTCCGATGACACCACCATCATG GTGTGGCAGATTCCAGACTACACCCCCGTGCGCAACATCACGGAACCTGTCATCACGCTCGAGGGCCACTCCAAGCGTGTGGGCATCCTGTCCTGGCACCCGACTGCCAGGAACGTCCTGCTCAGTGCAG GTGGTGACAATGTGATCATCATCTGGAACGTGGGCACCGGGGAGGTGCTCCTGAGTCTGGACGACTTGCACCCCGACGTCATCCACAGTGTGTGCTGGAACAGCAACGGCAGCCTGATAGCCACCACGTGCAAGGACAAGACCCTGCGCATCATCGACCCGCGAAAGGGCCAAGTGGTGGCG GAGCGAGCCCGGCCTCACGAGGGCGCCCGTCCGCTGCGGGCCGTCTTCACCGCAGACGGGAAGCTGCTCAGCACCGGCTTCAGCAGGATGAGTGAGCGGCAACTCGCGCTATGGGACCCG AACAACTTTGAGGAGCCAGTGGCCCTGCAGGAGATGGACACAAGCAATGGGGTCCTACTGCCATTCTACGATCCGGACTCCAGCATCGTCTACCTGTGTGGCAAG GGCGACAGCAGCATTCGGTACTTTGAGATCACCGAGGAGGCGCCCTACGTGCACTACCTGAACACGTTCAGCAGCAAAGAGCCGCAGCGAGGCGTGGGCTTCATGCCCAAGCGGGGCCTGGATGTCAGCAAGTGTGAGATTGCCCG GTTCTACAAGTTGCACGAAAGGAAGTGTGAGCCCATTATCATGACGGTGCCCCGCAAG TCAGACCTGTTCCAGGACGATCTGTACCCGGACACGCCAGGCCCAGAGCCGGCCCTGGAAGCGGACGAATGGCTCGCCGGCCAGGACGCCGAACCCGTGCTTATTTCGCTGAAGGACGGCTACGTGCCGCCCAAGCACCGCGAGCTCAGGGTCACCAAGCGCAACATCCTGGACGTgcgcccgcccgccggcccccGCCGCAGCCAGTCGGCCAGCGACGCCCCCCTGGCG CAGCACACCCTGGAGACGATCCTGGAGGAGATCAAGGCCCTGCGCGAGCGGGTGCAGGCCCAGGAGCAGCGCATCACGGCCTTGGAGAACATGCTGTGCGAGCTGGTGGACGGCACGGACTAG